A stretch of Haemophilus influenzae DNA encodes these proteins:
- the murJ gene encoding murein biosynthesis integral membrane protein MurJ, whose protein sequence is MSKRLLKSSIVVSSMTLLSRVLGLVRDVVIAHLIGAGAAADVFLFANRIPNFLRRLFAEGAFSQAFVPVLAEYQQSGDMNKTREFIGKVSGTLGGLVSIVTILAMVGSPVVAALFGMGWFTDWMNDGPDAHKFEQASLLLKITFPYLWFVTFVAFSGSVLNTIGKFGVMSFSPVLLNIAMIATALFLAPQMDNPDLALAIGIFLGGLLQFLFQIPFMKQAGLLVKPKWAWRDEGVTKIRKLMIPALFGVSVSQINLLLDTVIASFLMTGSISWLYYSDRLLEFPLGLFGIAISTVILPTLARHHVNREGDSDKSAVDFRNTMDWGVRMILLLGVPAAIGIAVLAQPMLLTLFMRGNFMLNDVYAASYSLWAFNAGLLSFMLIKILANGYYARQDTKTPVKIGIIAMVSNMGFNLLAIPFSYVGLAIASAMSATLNAYLLYRGLAKADVYHFSRKSAVFFVKVLLAAITMGAAVWYYVPEINQWAKMDFFMRVYWLVWLIVLAAIVYGTTLILLGVRKHHLLTKN, encoded by the coding sequence TTGAGTAAACGACTTTTAAAATCTAGCATTGTTGTTAGTTCTATGACTTTATTATCAAGAGTGTTAGGTCTTGTGCGCGATGTAGTTATCGCTCATCTCATTGGGGCTGGCGCTGCGGCGGATGTTTTTTTATTTGCTAATCGTATCCCAAATTTTCTTCGTCGTTTATTTGCTGAAGGGGCCTTTTCTCAGGCTTTTGTCCCTGTTCTCGCAGAATATCAACAATCTGGCGATATGAATAAAACCCGTGAATTTATTGGAAAAGTTTCTGGTACCCTTGGGGGATTGGTGAGTATTGTTACGATCCTTGCGATGGTTGGATCGCCTGTCGTTGCCGCTTTATTTGGGATGGGCTGGTTTACCGATTGGATGAATGATGGCCCTGATGCACATAAATTTGAACAAGCCTCTCTTCTTCTTAAAATAACTTTTCCTTATTTATGGTTTGTTACTTTTGTGGCATTTTCTGGTTCTGTGCTTAACACGATTGGAAAATTCGGCGTGATGTCCTTTTCACCCGTGTTATTAAATATAGCGATGATTGCCACCGCACTTTTCCTTGCACCACAAATGGATAACCCAGATCTTGCACTGGCTATCGGGATTTTTCTTGGCGGATTATTACAGTTCTTATTCCAAATTCCATTTATGAAACAAGCTGGTTTACTGGTGAAACCAAAATGGGCTTGGCGGGATGAAGGCGTAACCAAAATTCGTAAATTAATGATCCCTGCGTTATTTGGTGTATCGGTAAGTCAAATTAATCTTTTGCTGGATACAGTGATTGCGAGCTTCTTAATGACGGGCTCTATTAGCTGGTTGTATTATTCCGACCGCTTACTGGAATTTCCTCTCGGTTTATTTGGCATTGCGATTTCTACCGTAATTTTACCAACGCTTGCTCGCCACCACGTCAATCGTGAAGGCGATTCAGATAAAAGTGCGGTTGATTTTCGTAATACAATGGATTGGGGCGTGCGAATGATTTTATTACTTGGCGTTCCTGCTGCCATTGGTATTGCTGTATTGGCTCAGCCAATGTTACTTACGCTCTTTATGCGTGGAAATTTTATGCTAAATGATGTTTATGCCGCCTCTTATTCTTTATGGGCGTTTAATGCGGGTTTGCTTAGCTTTATGTTGATTAAAATCCTCGCCAATGGCTATTACGCTCGCCAAGATACCAAAACCCCAGTAAAAATCGGCATTATTGCCATGGTGAGTAATATGGGCTTTAACCTATTGGCAATTCCTTTCAGTTATGTGGGTTTAGCTATTGCTTCAGCGATGTCCGCAACTCTTAACGCCTATTTGCTCTATCGCGGCTTAGCCAAAGCGGATGTGTACCATTTTTCACGTAAAAGTGCGGTCTTTTTTGTCAAAGTTTTATTGGCAGCAATCACAATGGGTGCGGCAGTTTGGTATTACGTGCCTGAAATCAACCAATGGGCGAAAATGGATTTCTTTATGCGTGTTTATTGGCTTGTTTGGTTGATTGTCTTAGCCGCGATAGTTTATGGCACAACGTTGATTTTATTAGGCGTTCGCAAGCACCATTTGCTGACAAAAAACTAA
- the ribF gene encoding bifunctional riboflavin kinase/FAD synthetase: MQLIRGLHNANRVLQGCALTIGNFDGVHLGHQAVLRHLRQKADELNLPMAVLLFESQPREYFMGENAPARLMRLRDKIYYLEKAKVDVVIVAKFDRTFAEQPADVFIEQTLVNHLHVKFLSIGDDFKFGSKRQGNFAMLQAASKRFGFIVEDNRSFCLDAQRISSTAIREALANDDLQLAENLLGKPYRIFGRVIHGNKLGRTIGFPTANIRLHRQVNPIKGVYAVKVRLKSGEIFNGVANMGKRPTINGLMQLLEVHLFDFSQNIYGQMVEVEFCHKIRNEIKFPSFDDLKVQIEKDVETAKAFFNS; this comes from the coding sequence ATGCAATTAATTCGTGGGCTTCATAATGCAAATCGTGTTTTACAAGGTTGTGCGCTAACGATCGGCAACTTTGATGGTGTGCATTTAGGGCATCAAGCAGTCCTCCGCCATTTACGCCAAAAAGCTGACGAATTAAATTTACCCATGGCGGTATTGTTATTTGAATCTCAGCCGCGTGAATATTTTATGGGGGAAAATGCACCTGCGCGTTTAATGCGTTTGCGTGACAAAATTTATTATCTCGAAAAGGCTAAGGTCGATGTCGTAATTGTGGCGAAATTTGACCGCACTTTTGCTGAACAACCAGCTGATGTTTTTATTGAACAAACGCTTGTTAATCATCTACATGTGAAATTTTTAAGTATTGGCGATGATTTCAAATTCGGCTCAAAACGCCAAGGTAATTTTGCCATGTTGCAAGCAGCTAGTAAGCGTTTTGGTTTTATTGTTGAAGATAACCGTAGTTTTTGTCTAGATGCACAGCGAATTAGTAGCACGGCAATTCGCGAAGCGTTAGCGAATGATGACTTACAACTTGCAGAAAATTTACTCGGTAAACCTTATCGTATTTTCGGGCGTGTGATTCATGGAAATAAATTAGGCAGAACAATAGGATTTCCAACGGCCAATATTCGTTTGCATAGACAAGTAAATCCAATCAAAGGCGTTTATGCCGTAAAAGTGCGGTTAAAATCGGGGGAGATTTTTAACGGCGTGGCAAACATGGGAAAACGTCCAACTATAAATGGATTAATGCAATTATTAGAAGTCCATTTATTTGATTTTTCTCAGAATATTTATGGCCAAATGGTGGAAGTGGAATTCTGCCACAAGATTAGAAACGAGATTAAATTCCCGTCTTTTGATGATTTGAAAGTGCAAATTGAGAAAGATGTAGAAACTGCGAAAGCGTTTTTTAACAGTTAA
- the ileS gene encoding isoleucine--tRNA ligase, translating to MTVDYKNTLNLPETSFPMRGDLAKREPDMLKNWYEKNLYQKIRKASKGKKSFILHDGPPYANGNIHIGHAVNKILKDIIIKSKTALGFDSPYIPGWDCHGLPIELKVEGLVGKPNEKISAAEFRQKCREYASEQVEGQKKDFIRLGVLGDWDNPYLTMNFDTEANIIRTLGKVIENGHLYKGSKPVHWCLDCGSSLAEAEVEYEDKVSPSIYVRFPAESAVEIEAKFSAQGRGQGKLSAIIWTTTPWTMPSNRAIAVNADLEYNLVQLGDERVILAAELVESVAKAVGVEQVEILGSVKGADLELSRFHHPFYDFTVPVILGDHVTTDGGTGLVHTAPDHGLDDFIVGKQYDLPMAGLVSNDGKFISTTEFFAGKGVFEANPLVIEKLQEVGNLLKVEKIKHSYPHCWRHKTPIIFRATPQWFIGMETQGLRQQALGEIKQVRWIPDWGQARIEKMVENRPDWCISRQRTWGVPMTLFVHKETEELHPRTLELLEEVAKRVERAGIQAWWDLDEKELLGADAETYRKVPDTLDVWFDSGSTYSSVVANRLEFNGQDIDMYLEGSDQHRGWFMSSLMLSTATNSKAPYKQVLTHGFTVDGQGRKMSKSIGNIVTPQEVMDKFGGDILRLWVASTDYTGEMTVSDEILKRAADSYRRIRNTARFLLANLNGFDPKRDLVKPEEMISLDRWAVACALDAQNEIKDAYDNYQFHTVVQRLMRFCSVEMGSFYLDIIKDRQYTTKADSLARRSCQTALWHIAEALVRWMAPILSFTADEIWQHLPQTESARAEFVFTEEFYQGLFGLGEDEKLDDAYWQQLIKVRSEVNRVLEISRNNKEIGGGLEAEVTVYANDEYRALLAQLGNELRFVLITSKVDVKSLSEKPADLADSELEGIAVSVTRSNAEKCPRCWHYSDEIGVSPGHPTLCARCVENVVGNGEVRYFA from the coding sequence ATGACAGTCGATTACAAAAACACTCTTAACCTACCGGAAACCAGCTTTCCAATGCGCGGTGATTTAGCTAAGCGCGAACCTGATATGTTGAAAAATTGGTACGAGAAAAATCTTTACCAAAAAATTCGTAAAGCGAGTAAGGGCAAAAAATCTTTTATTCTGCACGATGGCCCTCCGTATGCGAATGGTAACATTCATATTGGTCACGCTGTAAACAAGATTCTGAAAGATATTATTATTAAATCCAAAACGGCGTTAGGTTTTGATTCGCCTTATATCCCGGGTTGGGACTGCCACGGCTTGCCAATTGAATTAAAAGTAGAAGGTTTAGTGGGCAAACCAAACGAGAAAATTTCTGCGGCTGAATTTCGTCAAAAATGTCGTGAATATGCCTCGGAACAAGTAGAAGGTCAGAAAAAAGACTTTATCCGTTTAGGTGTGTTGGGCGATTGGGATAATCCATATCTCACGATGAATTTCGATACCGAAGCGAATATTATCCGCACTTTAGGTAAAGTGATTGAAAATGGTCATTTGTATAAAGGCTCAAAACCAGTTCACTGGTGTTTGGATTGCGGTTCTTCTTTAGCAGAAGCAGAAGTGGAATATGAAGACAAAGTTTCTCCGTCAATTTACGTTCGTTTCCCTGCGGAAAGTGCGGTTGAAATTGAAGCTAAATTTTCTGCACAAGGTAGAGGACAAGGTAAATTATCAGCCATCATTTGGACTACCACACCTTGGACGATGCCGTCTAACCGTGCGATTGCGGTGAATGCAGACTTAGAATACAACTTAGTCCAACTTGGCGATGAGCGCGTGATTTTAGCTGCTGAATTAGTTGAGTCAGTGGCAAAAGCGGTGGGCGTAGAACAAGTTGAAATTCTGGGTTCTGTAAAAGGTGCTGATCTTGAATTAAGCCGTTTCCATCATCCATTCTATGATTTTACTGTACCAGTAATTTTAGGCGATCACGTAACCACTGATGGCGGCACGGGTTTAGTACATACCGCACCTGATCACGGTTTAGACGACTTTATCGTGGGTAAACAATATGATTTACCAATGGCGGGTCTTGTATCGAATGATGGTAAATTTATTTCAACGACCGAATTCTTTGCAGGCAAAGGCGTATTTGAAGCAAATCCGCTTGTGATAGAAAAATTACAAGAAGTAGGTAACTTATTAAAAGTTGAGAAAATCAAACACAGCTATCCACACTGCTGGCGTCACAAAACGCCAATTATTTTCCGTGCAACACCGCAATGGTTTATCGGCATGGAAACGCAAGGTTTACGCCAACAAGCATTAGGCGAAATCAAACAAGTTCGCTGGATTCCAGATTGGGGTCAAGCACGTATCGAGAAAATGGTTGAAAACCGCCCAGACTGGTGTATTTCACGCCAACGTACTTGGGGTGTGCCGATGACCTTGTTCGTGCATAAAGAAACCGAAGAACTTCATCCGCGTACCTTAGAGCTACTTGAAGAAGTGGCGAAACGTGTAGAAAGAGCGGGTATTCAAGCGTGGTGGGATTTAGACGAAAAAGAATTATTAGGGGCGGATGCAGAAACCTATCGCAAAGTGCCAGATACCCTTGACGTATGGTTTGACTCAGGATCAACCTATTCTTCTGTTGTTGCAAATCGCCTAGAATTTAATGGTCAAGATATTGATATGTATTTAGAAGGTTCCGACCAACACCGTGGCTGGTTTATGTCTTCTTTAATGCTTTCTACTGCAACAAACAGCAAAGCACCATACAAGCAAGTATTAACTCACGGTTTCACTGTGGATGGTCAAGGCCGTAAGATGTCAAAATCTATCGGTAACATAGTGACGCCACAAGAAGTCATGGATAAATTCGGTGGTGATATTTTACGTTTATGGGTTGCTTCAACAGACTATACAGGCGAAATGACCGTTTCTGATGAGATCTTAAAACGTGCAGCGGACAGCTATCGTCGTATTCGTAACACCGCTCGTTTCTTATTAGCAAACTTGAATGGTTTTGATCCAAAACGTGATTTAGTCAAACCAGAAGAAATGATTAGCCTAGATCGTTGGGCGGTAGCTTGTGCATTAGATGCACAAAATGAAATTAAAGATGCATACGATAACTATCAATTCCACACTGTGGTACAACGTTTAATGCGTTTCTGTTCGGTAGAAATGGGGTCATTCTATTTAGATATTATCAAAGATCGTCAATATACAACCAAAGCAGACAGCCTTGCGCGTCGTAGCTGTCAAACTGCGTTATGGCATATTGCTGAAGCATTAGTTCGTTGGATGGCACCGATCTTATCTTTCACTGCCGATGAAATTTGGCAACACTTGCCACAAACTGAAAGTGCTCGTGCGGAATTCGTATTTACTGAAGAATTCTATCAAGGCTTATTTGGTTTAGGCGAGGATGAAAAATTAGATGATGCTTACTGGCAACAACTGATTAAAGTTCGTTCAGAAGTAAACCGTGTATTAGAAATTTCTCGTAACAATAAAGAAATAGGCGGCGGTTTAGAAGCAGAAGTGACCGTTTATGCTAATGACGAATATCGTGCATTGTTAGCACAATTAGGTAATGAATTACGTTTCGTATTAATTACCTCAAAAGTAGATGTAAAATCTTTATCGGAAAAACCTGCTGATTTAGCGGACAGCGAATTAGAGGGTATTGCGGTAAGCGTAACACGTTCTAACGCAGAAAAATGCCCTCGTTGCTGGCATTATTCTGACGAAATTGGGGTAAGCCCAGGACATCCAACACTTTGTGCACGTTGTGTAGAAAATGTAGTGGGCAATGGAGAAGTTCGATACTTTGCATAA
- the hinT gene encoding purine nucleoside phosphoramidase — translation MAEETIFSKIIRKEIPANIVYQDELVTAFRDISPQAKTHILIIPNKVIPTVNDVTEQDEVALGRLFSVAAKLAKEEGVAEDGYRLIVNCNKHGGQEVFHLHMHLVGGEPLGRMLAK, via the coding sequence ATGGCAGAAGAAACAATTTTTAGTAAAATTATCCGTAAAGAAATTCCGGCAAATATCGTCTATCAAGATGAATTAGTCACTGCATTTCGTGATATTTCCCCTCAAGCTAAAACACATATTTTGATTATTCCAAATAAAGTCATTCCCACAGTGAATGATGTGACGGAGCAAGATGAAGTAGCGCTAGGTCGATTATTTAGCGTAGCGGCTAAACTCGCTAAAGAAGAAGGTGTTGCGGAAGATGGTTACCGCCTAATTGTGAATTGTAATAAACATGGTGGGCAAGAAGTATTCCATTTACATATGCATTTAGTTGGTGGAGAACCTTTAGGTAGAATGTTAGCGAAATAA
- a CDS encoding YcfL family protein, whose translation MKKYFLILASFMLVACSSSEQNLTYSTKPILNITSSLSPLIQVETTQKSAVIKNKSQQLLNISYHLYWYDHLGVTQIWENQQESYSAQFLLKPQEQKSIDLTKPTVESKNYRLYLK comes from the coding sequence ATGAAAAAATATTTTCTAATTTTAGCGAGCTTCATGCTCGTGGCTTGTTCAAGTTCAGAACAAAACTTAACTTATTCAACAAAGCCGATTTTGAATATTACGTCGTCTCTTTCGCCTTTGATTCAAGTTGAAACGACTCAAAAATCAGCGGTTATAAAAAATAAAAGTCAGCAACTTTTGAATATAAGTTACCATTTGTATTGGTACGATCATTTAGGGGTAACCCAAATTTGGGAAAATCAGCAAGAAAGCTATTCCGCTCAATTTTTGCTAAAACCACAAGAGCAAAAATCAATTGATTTAACTAAACCTACTGTAGAAAGTAAAAATTATCGCCTTTATTTAAAATAA
- the nagZ gene encoding beta-N-acetylhexosaminidase — protein sequence MSSLLIDLNGKELEQEEVELLSHPLVAGLILFTRNFENREQIQELIRSVRQRVKKPLLITVDQEGGRVQRFRDGFTMLPSMQAFQETLSATEQVSFAKEAGWQMAAEMIALDIDLSFAPVLDLGHECRAIGDRSFSSDIKSAVNLATAFIDGMHQAGMASTGKHFPGHGHVLADSHLETPYDDRTKDEIFSFDLQPFQQLISQNKLDAIMPAHVIYSQCDSQPASGSKYWLKEILRKKLNFQGTIFSDDLGMKGAGVMGNFVERSKKALNAGCDLLLLCNEREGVIQVLDNLKLTENQPHFMARQARLQSLFKRRVINWNDLISDQRWRLNYQKLADIQSRWLDIQAAKND from the coding sequence ATGAGCTCGTTGTTAATTGATTTAAACGGAAAAGAGTTGGAACAAGAGGAAGTTGAGTTACTTTCTCACCCTCTTGTTGCAGGATTAATTTTATTTACTCGAAATTTTGAAAACAGAGAACAAATTCAAGAATTAATTCGTTCTGTTCGCCAACGAGTGAAAAAGCCTTTATTAATTACGGTGGATCAAGAAGGTGGACGAGTTCAACGTTTCCGTGATGGATTTACAATGTTGCCTTCAATGCAGGCTTTTCAAGAAACTCTGTCAGCAACTGAACAAGTGAGTTTTGCTAAAGAAGCAGGTTGGCAAATGGCAGCAGAAATGATTGCCTTGGATATTGACTTGAGTTTTGCTCCTGTGTTGGATTTGGGGCATGAATGTCGAGCGATTGGCGATCGCAGTTTTTCATCTGATATAAAAAGTGCGGTAAATTTAGCCACCGCTTTTATTGATGGTATGCATCAAGCAGGTATGGCATCTACAGGTAAACATTTTCCCGGTCATGGCCATGTATTAGCCGATTCTCATTTAGAAACACCTTATGATGATCGCACAAAAGACGAAATTTTTAGTTTCGATCTCCAACCTTTCCAACAGTTGATTTCACAAAATAAACTCGATGCGATTATGCCTGCTCACGTAATTTATTCGCAATGTGATAGTCAGCCTGCAAGTGGTTCAAAATATTGGTTGAAAGAAATTTTACGCAAGAAATTAAATTTCCAAGGTACAATTTTTTCCGATGATCTAGGAATGAAAGGCGCGGGAGTAATGGGGAATTTTGTAGAGCGTAGTAAAAAAGCACTCAATGCAGGTTGCGATCTTTTATTACTGTGTAATGAACGTGAGGGTGTCATTCAAGTATTAGATAATCTAAAACTTACTGAAAATCAACCGCACTTTATGGCTCGTCAAGCTCGCTTACAAAGTTTATTTAAACGTAGAGTGATTAATTGGAACGACTTAATTTCAGATCAACGTTGGAGACTTAATTATCAAAAATTAGCTGATATTCAAAGCCGTTGGTTAGACATTCAGGCAGCAAAAAATGATTGA
- the rlmC gene encoding 23S rRNA (uracil(747)-C(5))-methyltransferase RlmC, producing the protein MIDCRYYQQNKCRSCQLLEIPYSQQLTEKQYHLKQQLISINYDEAQWVAPFQSNEQGFRNKAKMVVSGSVERPILGILKNNDPQSAIDLCDCPLYPTHFSAIFSILKDFIGRAGLVPYNIAKQKGELKYILLTESIATEKLMLRFVLRTENKLPLIRRELPKLLEKLPHLEVISINLQPQHAAILEGEQEIFLTEQQFLPENFNGIPLFIRPQGFFQTNPKVAAGLYATAQQWVAEFPIYNLWDLFCGVGGFGLHCAKALQEKWGKPIKLTGIEISSSAILAASHSAKILGLEHVNFQSLDAASVIENKNKNKPDLVIVNPPRRGIGKELSEFLNQIQPHFILYSSCNAMTMGKDLQHLTCYKPLKIQLFDMFPQTSHYEVLVLLERKKIN; encoded by the coding sequence ATGATTGATTGTCGATACTATCAACAAAATAAATGTCGTTCTTGCCAATTGCTTGAAATACCTTATAGTCAGCAGCTAACTGAAAAACAATATCATTTAAAGCAGCAACTGATTTCTATTAATTACGATGAAGCTCAATGGGTGGCTCCTTTTCAATCTAATGAACAAGGCTTTCGTAATAAAGCTAAAATGGTTGTTAGTGGTAGTGTTGAACGCCCGATACTTGGCATTTTAAAAAATAATGATCCACAAAGTGCGATTGATTTGTGTGATTGTCCTCTTTATCCTACACATTTTTCAGCAATTTTTTCAATTCTCAAAGATTTTATTGGTCGCGCAGGTTTAGTACCTTATAACATTGCTAAACAAAAAGGCGAGCTTAAATATATTTTGCTGACAGAAAGTATCGCGACGGAAAAATTGATGTTGCGTTTTGTGTTACGTACAGAAAATAAATTGCCATTAATTCGTCGAGAATTGCCCAAATTATTGGAAAAATTACCGCACTTAGAAGTGATTAGTATTAATTTACAACCACAGCACGCGGCTATTTTAGAGGGCGAACAAGAAATTTTTCTGACAGAACAACAATTTTTGCCTGAAAATTTTAACGGTATTCCACTCTTTATTCGTCCACAAGGCTTCTTTCAAACTAACCCTAAAGTGGCTGCAGGTTTATATGCAACCGCTCAACAATGGGTGGCTGAATTCCCTATTTATAACCTGTGGGATTTATTTTGTGGCGTAGGGGGATTTGGCTTACATTGTGCTAAAGCGTTGCAGGAAAAATGGGGAAAACCCATTAAATTAACAGGAATTGAAATTTCTTCCTCTGCTATTTTGGCAGCCAGTCATTCTGCGAAAATATTAGGTTTAGAACATGTAAATTTCCAATCTCTAGATGCAGCAAGCGTGATTGAAAATAAAAATAAAAATAAGCCAGATCTTGTGATTGTAAATCCGCCGCGTCGTGGAATTGGAAAGGAATTAAGTGAATTTCTCAACCAAATTCAACCGCACTTTATCTTGTATTCCAGCTGTAATGCCATGACAATGGGTAAAGATTTACAGCATCTAACTTGTTATAAACCATTGAAAATTCAACTTTTTGATATGTTTCCGCAAACATCTCACTATGAAGTATTAGTTTTACTAGAAAGAAAAAAGATTAATTAA
- the crp gene encoding cAMP-activated global transcriptional regulator CRP, whose protein sequence is MSNELTEIDEVVTSSQEEATQRDPVLDWFLTHCHLHKYPAKSTLIHAGEDATTLYYVIKGSVMVSSKDDEGKEMILTYLGAGQFFGEAGLFDEGSKRSAWVKTKTTCEIAEISYKKYRQLIQANPEILMFLTAQLARRLQNTSRQVTNLAFLDVAGRIAQTLMNLAKQPEAMTHPDGMQIKITRQEIGQMVGCSRETVGRIIKMLEDQNLIHAHGKTIVVYGAR, encoded by the coding sequence ATGTCAAATGAATTAACCGAAATTGATGAAGTTGTAACCTCCTCTCAAGAAGAAGCAACTCAACGAGATCCCGTTTTAGATTGGTTTCTTACTCATTGCCATTTGCATAAATATCCTGCAAAATCAACTTTAATTCATGCTGGGGAAGATGCGACCACGCTGTATTATGTAATTAAAGGTTCTGTAATGGTATCTTCAAAAGATGATGAAGGCAAAGAGATGATCCTCACTTACTTAGGAGCAGGACAATTTTTTGGCGAAGCGGGATTATTTGATGAAGGTTCAAAACGATCAGCTTGGGTAAAAACAAAAACAACATGTGAAATTGCTGAAATTTCCTATAAGAAATATCGCCAGTTGATTCAGGCAAACCCTGAAATCTTAATGTTTCTCACTGCACAATTGGCAAGACGTTTGCAAAATACATCACGTCAAGTCACGAATTTGGCATTTTTAGACGTCGCAGGTCGCATCGCTCAAACTTTAATGAACTTAGCTAAACAGCCTGAAGCAATGACGCATCCTGATGGTATGCAAATCAAAATTACACGCCAAGAAATAGGGCAAATGGTGGGTTGTTCACGAGAAACTGTGGGGCGCATTATTAAGATGTTGGAGGATCAGAATCTTATCCACGCTCATGGAAAAACAATCGTTGTATATGGCGCAAGATAA
- a CDS encoding YheU family protein produces MIIPWQELEAETLDNIVESVILREGTDYGIEELSLNQKKQLLLTQIRNGIALIVWSELHESIDIKNKTEFLKQECKEQECQMN; encoded by the coding sequence ATGATTATTCCTTGGCAAGAACTGGAAGCAGAAACATTAGATAATATCGTAGAAAGCGTGATTTTACGCGAAGGAACCGATTACGGTATAGAAGAACTTTCACTCAACCAGAAAAAACAACTTTTACTGACTCAAATTCGCAATGGAATTGCGTTGATTGTATGGTCTGAATTACATGAATCCATTGACATCAAAAATAAAACGGAATTTTTGAAACAGGAATGTAAGGAGCAAGAATGTCAAATGAATTAA
- the slmA gene encoding nucleoid occlusion factor SlmA: MVEEQLSLSGVEEIAPKIETPKIEKRTVKERRQQVLTVLIHMLHSERGMERMTTARLAKEVGVSEAALYRYFPSKTKMFEALIEHIESTLLSRITASMRNETQTMNRIHDILQTILDFARKNPGLTRVLTGHALMFEEAQLQARVAQFFDRLEMQFVNILQMRKLREGRAFNVDERIIASHLVTLCEGQFMRYVRTNFRLNSSQSFEQQWRFIEPLFA, translated from the coding sequence ATGGTAGAAGAACAATTATCTTTATCAGGCGTAGAAGAAATTGCGCCTAAAATTGAAACACCGAAAATTGAAAAAAGAACGGTAAAAGAACGTCGTCAGCAAGTGCTTACAGTATTGATACATATGCTTCATTCTGAACGTGGAATGGAAAGAATGACAACCGCTCGTCTAGCAAAAGAAGTTGGTGTGTCGGAAGCTGCGTTATATCGTTACTTTCCAAGCAAAACAAAAATGTTTGAAGCACTAATTGAACATATTGAAAGTACTTTGCTGAGCCGAATTACAGCGTCAATGCGTAACGAAACTCAAACAATGAATCGCATTCACGACATTTTACAAACAATTTTGGATTTTGCTCGAAAAAATCCCGGCTTAACACGTGTTCTAACAGGTCACGCGTTAATGTTTGAAGAAGCGCAATTACAAGCACGTGTGGCACAATTTTTCGATCGTCTTGAGATGCAGTTTGTCAATATTTTGCAAATGCGTAAATTACGTGAAGGGCGTGCTTTCAACGTGGATGAACGTATAATTGCCTCACATTTAGTGACACTCTGCGAAGGACAATTTATGCGCTATGTTCGTACAAATTTCCGTCTGAATTCAAGTCAGTCTTTTGAACAACAATGGCGTTTTATCGAGCCACTTTTTGCCTAA
- the dut gene encoding dUTP diphosphatase translates to MKKIDVKILDSRIGNEFPLPTYATEGSAGLDLRALIDESFEIQPGETKLIPTGLSIYIADPNLAAVILPRSGLGHKHGIVLGNLVGLIDSDYQGPLMVSMWNRGNEPFKIEVGDRIAQLVFVPVVQAEFNIVEDFQQTERGEGGFGHSGKQ, encoded by the coding sequence ATGAAAAAAATTGACGTAAAAATTTTAGATTCTCGCATTGGAAATGAATTTCCTCTGCCAACTTACGCAACTGAAGGTTCAGCAGGTCTTGATTTACGTGCGTTGATCGATGAAAGCTTTGAAATTCAACCAGGCGAAACCAAATTAATTCCGACAGGGCTATCAATTTATATTGCGGATCCCAATTTAGCTGCCGTGATTTTGCCTCGCTCGGGTCTTGGCCATAAACACGGCATTGTGTTAGGAAACCTTGTGGGATTAATTGACTCCGATTATCAAGGGCCATTAATGGTATCAATGTGGAACCGTGGAAATGAACCATTCAAAATTGAAGTCGGCGATCGTATTGCTCAACTTGTTTTCGTGCCAGTAGTACAAGCTGAATTTAATATTGTAGAAGATTTTCAACAAACCGAACGTGGAGAAGGCGGTTTCGGTCATTCAGGTAAACAATAA